From Calothrix sp. PCC 6303, a single genomic window includes:
- a CDS encoding SemiSWEET transporter, with amino-acid sequence MDLTILGLIAGGLTTISFVPQMIKTWQTRSAKDVSFVMLITFISGIFLWLIYGILRQDIAIIAANGVTLIFNFIILGLKIRYKNISIKPRP; translated from the coding sequence ATGGATTTGACAATATTAGGATTAATTGCGGGTGGATTAACGACAATCTCTTTTGTTCCGCAAATGATCAAAACATGGCAAACAAGATCGGCTAAAGATGTGTCATTTGTGATGTTAATTACATTTATTAGTGGTATTTTTCTGTGGTTGATTTATGGTATTTTACGTCAGGATATTGCAATTATTGCGGCTAACGGGGTTACATTAATTTTTAATTTTATTATTCTCGGACTAAAAATTAGATATAAAAATATATCTATTAAACCTCGTCCATGA
- a CDS encoding filamentous hemagglutinin N-terminal domain-containing protein, translating into MNKTKLLLTSLLLWNFTLLRNIPVNAQITPDSSLGNESSQINSNAVINGLNAEQINGGARRGINLFHSFSEFNIKDGQRVYFANPSGVFNILTRVTGKDASNIFGTLGIDGNANLFLMNPNGILFGKNASLDMRGSFVGTTANDLQFSDGKFFSASSNQETPLLSISVPIGLQFGGNQGNITNQSQSLNLQPSQSLLLVGKEVNLDAAKIQLTDGLVELVGVKGTGNIGLSDTYGGELGIRTIFPSNLEKGTVSLVNGSEINVTGQGIGSILINSSNFEMLGGSKLIAGIGENLTATSQKPGDVNIQATNKVNLVEGSLIANHANFGSNGNTGDININTNFLEVVGGRVSTRTLGTGKAGNINIKSGEVYVNNPAYKLPGNNSLQEDKPALDASNYKNDAPDRKGRGLGASGNVSIVADRNITLIGQGKDEENKVISTYSGLGGKGGGNISLNAGGSVYLSNAYVGSPSFNGARADISIFGNESVSILDNSRLRSGTNAQRAGDITIKSSGLVSLKNSFIDSSVGGKNSQAGNISIQGGDIYISQLLNKPGKAALNTISSSEGYSGNVSVVAQGDITLIGNNLDTDNLVISTFANIRALQGGDISLKANSISLTNAYLKSGSERGNGGNISLLGDSSVSVSDNSSLLSGTNAGKAGNINIQSSGDILIKQSLLLSGVGGRKDTPNATGGDINLNGRSILITNGSEITARASREATKELPGGTSGNILVNATKKFTISGKAQYPFPRNTRPVKTIYSALLTGSGPTANGAGGTITINAPQVEISNGGILRAESQSSFSGGDITVNAETIDINSGGKILTSALGSGNAGNTILNGTKRIAISGNNPEISDIFKLVASEGEAEANIKFGINNSISGVFAGTSKTSTGRGGDLGIRTPNLAIKDGAIISVSSEGFGAAGNINIKSSSTSLDNQASITANTRRNSNNNREQAIINFNTDALILRRNSNITTNAEGANVIGGNININAGVIAAFENSDISANSSDFRGGRVAINVEGIFGTQARNFLTPQSDITATGANPSLNGSTEINLPDVDPSGGLIQLPERLKDQSDQIDQLCGRGRKPLGNFIVTGKDGSIPSNPVVNPMQGELDLSLPATLDETNFTESVDQLPDSLMVQNPPVNRIVEAQALMRSADGTLYLVAQAPNAIPNSRPAVSACGSVGSK; encoded by the coding sequence ATGAACAAAACAAAATTATTATTAACAAGTCTATTGTTATGGAATTTCACATTACTTAGGAACATCCCTGTAAATGCACAAATTACACCTGATAGCAGTCTAGGAAATGAATCTTCACAAATTAATTCTAACGCCGTAATCAACGGTTTGAATGCAGAGCAAATCAATGGTGGTGCAAGACGGGGAATTAATCTTTTTCATAGTTTTAGCGAATTTAATATAAAAGATGGGCAGAGGGTTTATTTTGCTAATCCATCTGGAGTATTCAATATCTTAACGCGAGTAACTGGTAAAGATGCGTCGAATATTTTCGGGACATTAGGTATAGATGGGAATGCAAATTTATTTTTGATGAATCCCAATGGTATCTTGTTTGGTAAAAATGCCAGTTTGGATATGCGGGGTTCATTTGTTGGGACAACAGCTAACGACTTACAGTTTAGTGATGGAAAATTTTTTAGTGCTAGTTCTAATCAAGAAACACCATTATTAAGTATTAGCGTACCAATTGGTTTGCAGTTTGGAGGAAACCAAGGAAATATTACCAACCAATCTCAATCTCTTAATTTGCAGCCAAGTCAAAGCTTACTATTAGTTGGGAAAGAGGTAAATCTGGATGCCGCGAAAATCCAGCTTACTGATGGTTTAGTAGAGTTGGTAGGAGTGAAAGGAACAGGAAATATAGGACTTAGCGATACCTACGGTGGTGAACTAGGCATTCGAACTATTTTCCCTTCTAATCTGGAAAAAGGTACTGTCTCCTTGGTAAATGGCTCCGAAATTAACGTTACTGGTCAGGGTATAGGAAGTATATTAATTAACTCTAGCAATTTTGAGATGCTTGGAGGCAGTAAACTAATTGCAGGTATTGGCGAGAATTTGACAGCAACGAGCCAAAAGCCAGGAGATGTTAACATCCAAGCCACAAATAAAGTCAATCTTGTAGAAGGAAGTTTAATCGCTAATCATGCAAACTTTGGCAGTAATGGGAATACAGGTGATATTAACATTAATACCAATTTTCTAGAAGTAGTTGGTGGCAGAGTCAGTACGCGAACTTTAGGAACAGGAAAGGCAGGTAATATTAATATCAAATCTGGAGAAGTATATGTTAACAATCCGGCTTATAAGTTGCCGGGAAATAATAGCCTTCAAGAAGATAAACCAGCATTAGATGCTAGTAATTACAAAAATGATGCTCCAGATAGAAAAGGTCGAGGCTTAGGAGCTAGCGGTAATGTTTCAATTGTTGCTGATAGGAATATAACTTTAATTGGACAAGGTAAAGACGAAGAAAATAAGGTTATCTCAACTTATAGTGGACTCGGAGGAAAAGGAGGGGGAAATATTTCTCTAAATGCAGGCGGTTCTGTATATTTATCTAATGCCTATGTTGGTAGTCCAAGTTTTAATGGAGCAAGAGCAGACATCTCAATATTTGGCAACGAATCAGTATCAATTCTTGACAATAGTCGCCTCAGAAGCGGAACTAATGCTCAAAGAGCAGGAGACATTACAATCAAATCTTCTGGATTAGTTTCATTAAAGAATAGTTTCATTGATTCTAGTGTCGGTGGTAAAAATTCTCAAGCTGGCAATATTAGTATTCAAGGTGGTGATATTTATATTAGCCAACTGTTAAACAAACCAGGGAAAGCAGCACTTAATACTATTAGCAGTTCCGAAGGATATTCTGGAAATGTGTCAGTGGTCGCTCAAGGTGATATTACTTTAATCGGTAATAATCTTGATACCGATAACTTAGTAATTTCGACTTTTGCTAATATTAGAGCACTTCAAGGAGGAGATATATCTTTGAAAGCTAATTCGATTAGTCTGACAAATGCTTATCTCAAATCTGGAAGTGAGAGAGGAAATGGTGGGAATATTTCATTATTAGGTGATAGTTCGGTATCAGTATCAGATAATAGCTCTTTGTTATCGGGTACTAATGCTGGAAAAGCTGGAAATATTAATATTCAATCATCCGGAGATATTCTAATTAAGCAAAGTTTGCTACTTTCAGGTGTCGGTGGTCGAAAAGATACCCCGAATGCTACTGGTGGTGACATTAATCTTAATGGACGCTCTATTTTAATCACAAATGGTTCTGAGATTACAGCTAGAGCTTCTAGGGAAGCTACTAAGGAATTACCTGGTGGAACTTCTGGCAACATTCTAGTTAATGCCACAAAAAAATTTACAATCTCAGGTAAAGCTCAATATCCATTTCCTAGAAATACTCGACCAGTTAAAACTATTTACAGTGCTTTGTTAACAGGTAGTGGTCCGACTGCCAATGGTGCTGGTGGAACTATCACTATCAATGCTCCTCAAGTAGAAATATCGAATGGAGGAATTTTAAGAGCAGAAAGTCAAAGTTCCTTTTCAGGGGGAGATATAACTGTTAACGCTGAGACAATTGATATTAATAGTGGTGGGAAAATTTTGACTAGTGCTTTAGGAAGTGGGAATGCTGGTAATACGATTCTCAATGGCACCAAGCGTATTGCCATTTCAGGTAATAATCCAGAAATTTCTGATATTTTCAAACTGGTTGCATCTGAAGGTGAAGCTGAAGCTAATATTAAATTTGGCATTAATAATTCAATTAGTGGTGTATTTGCTGGCACCTCTAAAACTTCTACAGGTAGAGGAGGAGATTTAGGAATTAGAACACCAAATTTAGCGATCAAAGATGGTGCAATTATCTCAGTCAGTAGCGAAGGTTTTGGGGCTGCTGGTAATATCAACATTAAATCTAGCTCTACATCTCTCGACAATCAAGCTTCCATCACTGCCAACACTCGCCGTAATTCTAATAATAATCGAGAGCAAGCAATAATCAATTTCAATACTGATGCCTTAATCCTCCGTCGTAATAGCAATATAACTACTAACGCCGAAGGTGCAAACGTCATTGGTGGTAACATCAACATCAATGCTGGGGTTATCGCTGCTTTTGAAAATAGTGATATCAGCGCTAATTCCAGTGATTTTAGAGGTGGTAGAGTCGCAATTAATGTTGAAGGAATATTTGGCACCCAAGCCCGTAATTTTTTAACTCCACAAAGCGACATTACTGCTACAGGTGCAAACCCCTCTCTAAATGGAAGTACAGAAATAAATCTTCCTGATGTAGATCCTAGTGGGGGGTTAATTCAACTACCAGAAAGGCTTAAAGATCAAAGCGATCAAATCGATCAACTGTGTGGTAGAGGTAGGAAACCCTTAGGTAACTTTATTGTCACTGGTAAAGACGGTAGCATACCCTCCAATCCGGTTGTAAATCCGATGCAGGGTGAGCTTGATTTAAGCTTACCTGCTACCTTGGATGAAACTAATTTTACTGAAAGTGTGGATCAGCTTCCAGATAGTTTAATGGTACAAAATCCACCAGTAAATAGGATTGTGGAGGCTCAAGCCCTAATGAGAAGTGCTGACGGCACATTATACTTGGTGGCACAAGCGCCAAACGCCATACCAAATTCTCGTCCTGCGGTGTCTGCTTGCGGCAGTGTTGGTAGTAAATAG
- a CDS encoding cytochrome c oxidase subunit 3, which translates to MDSSINSHELAHHAGEHTHDEEGNKMYGFVVFLLSESVIFISFFAAYAVCKLTSANWLPPGVSGLEIREPAINSVVLVSSSFVIYFAERALQKHNLWGFRLFLLTTMAMGSYFLYGQAVEWSGLEFGFTTGVFGGLFYLLTGFHGLHVLTGLLLQLMILIRSFIPGNYDSGHFGVNSTSLFWHFVDVIWIVLFLLIYVWQ; encoded by the coding sequence ATGGATAGTTCAATTAATTCTCATGAGTTAGCACATCATGCGGGTGAGCATACCCATGATGAAGAAGGTAATAAAATGTACGGTTTTGTCGTTTTTTTATTATCTGAAAGTGTAATTTTCATCAGTTTCTTTGCAGCATATGCAGTTTGCAAGTTAACATCAGCAAATTGGCTACCCCCTGGTGTTTCTGGTTTGGAAATTAGAGAACCTGCGATTAATTCAGTGGTTTTAGTTTCCAGTAGCTTTGTAATTTATTTTGCTGAACGTGCGCTACAAAAGCATAACCTATGGGGTTTCCGCCTCTTTTTGCTAACTACAATGGCAATGGGTAGTTACTTTCTCTACGGTCAAGCGGTAGAGTGGAGTGGTTTAGAATTTGGTTTTACTACAGGTGTTTTTGGCGGATTATTTTATTTATTAACTGGTTTCCACGGGTTACATGTTTTAACTGGGTTACTGTTGCAATTAATGATCTTAATTCGCTCATTTATTCCTGGCAATTATGATTCAGGTCACTTTGGTGTGAATTCAACTTCACTGTTTTGGCACTTTGTAGATGTGATTTGGATTGTTTTGTTTCTGCTAATTTATGTTTGGCAGTAA
- a CDS encoding DUF2231 domain-containing protein, which yields MLNYLPPLNEHNLPYPDTVHPIVVHFVIAMVLFGFVCDVIGSFTKNSRLFEVSWWNMVLATVSIFVAIIFGQFEAGLAKPYDVVQPVLNMHTFIGWSLSGLIAAVTGWRYVIRLRTPDTLPIPYLALNLLLATVVIVQVYLGDQLVWVYGLHTVPVVEAVKEGILR from the coding sequence ATGTTAAATTATCTGCCACCGTTAAACGAGCATAATTTGCCGTATCCAGATACGGTTCATCCAATCGTAGTTCACTTCGTAATTGCGATGGTGTTATTTGGTTTTGTCTGTGATGTAATTGGTTCCTTTACCAAAAACTCCCGGTTATTTGAAGTTAGTTGGTGGAACATGGTACTAGCAACAGTTTCCATCTTCGTCGCCATTATTTTTGGTCAATTTGAAGCTGGTTTAGCCAAGCCCTACGATGTGGTGCAACCAGTATTAAACATGCATACATTTATTGGTTGGTCATTATCAGGATTAATAGCAGCAGTTACAGGTTGGCGTTATGTAATTCGTTTACGCACCCCTGACACACTCCCAATTCCCTATTTAGCTTTAAACCTGTTATTAGCAACAGTTGTAATTGTGCAAGTATACCTAGGAGATCAACTGGTTTGGGTATATGGATTACATACAGTACCAGTAGTTGAAGCAGTGAAGGAGGGAATTTTACGATGA
- a CDS encoding RNA recognition motif domain-containing protein, translating into MSVYVGNLSYEVTEESLNAVFAEYGTVKRVQLPTDRETGRLRGFGFVEMGTEAEEAAAIEALDGAEWMGRDLKVNKAKPKEDRGSFGGNRGGNFRNRY; encoded by the coding sequence ATGTCAGTTTACGTAGGCAATCTTTCTTATGAAGTTACAGAGGAAAGCTTGAATGCTGTGTTTGCAGAGTATGGTACTGTAAAACGCGTTCAACTTCCTACCGATCGGGAAACTGGTCGTTTACGTGGCTTCGGTTTCGTAGAAATGGGTACAGAAGCAGAAGAAGCTGCTGCCATTGAAGCTCTTGATGGAGCTGAATGGATGGGACGTGACCTTAAAGTTAATAAGGCTAAACCCAAAGAAGATAGAGGATCTTTTGGTGGCAACCGTGGCGGAAATTTCCGCAACCGTTACTAA
- the aroC gene encoding chorismate synthase, giving the protein MGNTFGHLFRITTFGESHGGGVGVVIDGCPPRLEITPEEIQVELDRRRPGQSKITTPRKEADKCEILSGVFEGKTLGTPISILVRNQDMRSQDYNEMSEKYRPSHADATYDAKYGFRNWQGGGRSSARETIGRVAGSAIAKKILRQVAGVEIIGYVKRIKDLEAVIDSDTVTLEQVESNIVRCPDANFAEKMIELIEKIGRDGNSIGGVVECVARNVPKGLGEPVFDKLEADIAKGVMSLPASKGFEIGSGFAGTTLTGFEHNDEFYTDETGEIRTVTNRSGGIQGGISNGENIIIRVAFKPTATIRKEQKTVTKEGEETLLAGKGRHDPCVLPRAVPMVEAMVALVLCDHLLRNHGQCHVL; this is encoded by the coding sequence ATGGGTAATACATTTGGGCATCTGTTTCGCATCACAACATTTGGCGAGTCTCACGGGGGTGGAGTGGGGGTTGTCATTGATGGTTGTCCACCACGTTTAGAAATTACTCCCGAAGAAATCCAAGTTGAATTAGATAGGCGGCGACCAGGACAAAGTAAAATAACCACACCGAGAAAAGAAGCGGATAAGTGCGAAATCCTCTCTGGAGTCTTTGAGGGCAAAACACTGGGTACACCGATATCAATTTTGGTGCGTAATCAGGATATGCGATCGCAAGATTACAACGAGATGTCAGAAAAATATCGTCCATCCCATGCAGATGCGACATACGATGCTAAATATGGATTTCGTAATTGGCAAGGTGGCGGTCGGTCGTCAGCGCGTGAGACAATAGGGCGTGTTGCAGGCAGTGCGATCGCTAAAAAGATTCTGCGTCAAGTTGCTGGTGTAGAAATTATCGGCTATGTCAAGCGCATCAAGGATTTAGAAGCTGTAATTGATTCTGACACTGTGACTTTAGAACAAGTAGAAAGCAATATTGTCCGCTGTCCTGATGCCAATTTTGCCGAGAAAATGATCGAATTAATTGAGAAAATTGGACGAGATGGTAATTCCATCGGTGGTGTAGTGGAATGTGTTGCGAGGAACGTTCCCAAAGGTTTGGGTGAACCGGTTTTTGATAAGTTAGAAGCAGATATTGCCAAGGGTGTCATGTCCCTTCCTGCTAGTAAAGGTTTTGAAATTGGTTCTGGTTTTGCGGGAACCACCCTGACAGGATTTGAACATAATGATGAATTTTATACTGATGAAACTGGCGAAATTCGCACCGTCACTAACCGTTCTGGAGGTATTCAAGGTGGTATTTCCAATGGGGAAAATATCATCATCCGTGTAGCATTTAAGCCTACTGCAACTATCCGTAAAGAACAGAAAACTGTCACCAAAGAAGGGGAAGAGACACTCCTAGCAGGTAAAGGTAGGCATGATCCTTGTGTTTTACCCCGTGCTGTACCCATGGTAGAGGCAATGGTGGCATTAGTTTTGTGCGATCATTTGTTGAGAAATCATGGTCAGTGTCACGTATTGTGA
- a CDS encoding cytochrome c oxidase subunit II, with protein MKIWNFLALIVSAIALLAISLWMGQQAYSWFPPQAAAESHLIDELFSFLVVLGTFIFLGVTGTLTYSIIFHRAAIDDTSDGPPIEGNITLEVVWTAIPILLVVWIATYSYQVYDKMSIRGPMEMVHLHMPQAIEPASAAPWDWSSKPTEPQIDSDEPIKVIAKQWAWVFQYPYKSVTSTELHLPVNQRVHLALESADVLHGFYIPAFRLKQDIIPKHTIDFEFTPIREGKYNLTDSQFSGTYFAAMTANVVVESLEDYKTWLVKAADQKPSPAPNQAAAEYTKESQKTFKNGYPTVVPAPPQMVNYPG; from the coding sequence ATGAAAATCTGGAACTTCCTAGCTTTGATCGTAAGTGCGATCGCGTTACTTGCCATCAGCCTGTGGATGGGACAACAGGCATATTCGTGGTTCCCCCCTCAAGCCGCCGCCGAATCCCATCTCATCGACGAACTATTTAGTTTTCTCGTCGTTCTTGGTACCTTCATCTTCTTGGGAGTCACAGGAACCCTAACATACTCCATTATCTTTCACCGCGCCGCCATTGATGATACCAGTGATGGACCTCCAATCGAAGGAAACATTACCCTGGAAGTTGTCTGGACAGCAATTCCCATCCTCTTAGTAGTCTGGATTGCTACCTACAGCTATCAAGTTTACGACAAGATGTCGATTCGCGGACCAATGGAAATGGTTCACCTGCACATGCCCCAAGCAATAGAACCAGCATCCGCAGCACCTTGGGACTGGAGTAGCAAACCCACCGAACCCCAAATCGACAGCGACGAACCCATCAAAGTCATCGCCAAACAATGGGCTTGGGTATTCCAATATCCCTACAAATCAGTCACCAGTACCGAACTTCATCTTCCAGTCAATCAGCGCGTTCATCTGGCACTAGAATCAGCAGACGTTCTTCACGGATTCTACATCCCAGCCTTTCGACTCAAACAAGACATCATTCCCAAACACACCATCGACTTTGAATTTACCCCCATCCGAGAAGGTAAATATAACCTCACCGACTCCCAATTCAGCGGCACCTACTTTGCAGCCATGACAGCAAACGTCGTCGTCGAATCTCTCGAAGACTACAAAACCTGGTTAGTCAAAGCCGCTGATCAAAAACCATCCCCAGCCCCCAACCAAGCAGCAGCAGAATACACCAAAGAATCACAAAAAACCTTCAAAAACGGATACCCCACAGTAGTACCTGCACCACCTCAAATGGTCAACTACCCAGGATAG
- a CDS encoding DUF2231 domain-containing protein, translating into MNSELIEQLRASLGANGLPYNIPIHPNLVHLTLGLFIIGITFDFVGVLFPLQKPIFKFLALPAERENFFDVGWYNMLASSIITCFTVAAGFYEIMLAEPSPDITSAWGFKAMETMLWHGVGGVLLFSLIVGMTVWRGFQRFLWRKQEDRQVQWSYLVAGFAIMFIMYLHGTLGAQLAAEFGVHNTADSLLRLGENPNMLLK; encoded by the coding sequence ATGAACTCAGAACTAATCGAACAATTAAGGGCGAGTTTGGGTGCAAATGGTCTACCCTACAATATTCCCATCCATCCCAACTTAGTTCACCTCACTTTGGGCTTATTCATCATTGGGATTACCTTTGATTTTGTGGGTGTATTATTCCCCCTCCAAAAACCAATCTTCAAATTCTTAGCACTTCCTGCTGAACGGGAAAACTTCTTTGATGTAGGTTGGTATAACATGCTAGCCTCCTCCATCATCACCTGCTTTACCGTTGCCGCAGGTTTCTACGAAATTATGCTAGCTGAACCATCTCCTGACATCACCAGCGCTTGGGGATTCAAGGCAATGGAAACCATGTTATGGCATGGAGTTGGTGGAGTTTTGTTATTTTCCCTAATTGTGGGGATGACAGTTTGGAGAGGCTTCCAACGTTTTCTTTGGCGTAAACAAGAAGACAGACAAGTTCAGTGGAGCTACTTAGTCGCAGGCTTTGCCATCATGTTTATCATGTATCTCCATGGAACCTTAGGAGCACAATTAGCCGCCGAATTTGGAGTACATAACACAGCAGACTCCCTATTGCGACTAGGTGAAAACCCCAACATGTTATTGAAATAA
- the ctaD gene encoding cytochrome c oxidase subunit I, whose amino-acid sequence MENTETINSSVVIDTHHQMPPTTWKTYFTFSTDHKVIGIQYLVTSFIFLLVGGIFAMIMRGELITPEADLVDRTVYNVMFTMHGTVMLFGWTFPSLVGLANYLVPLMIGARDMAFPRLNAVAFWMVPVAGALLMGSFLLPSGPAQTGWWSYPPASLQNPSGLLLNGEFVWLLAVAVSGVSSIMGAVNFVTTIVKMRAPGMTFFRMPLFVWAVFSAQIIQLFGLPALTAGAVMLLFDLSVGTAFFNPENGGNPVLFQHLFWFYSHPAVYVIILPIFGIFSEIFPVYSRKPLFGYKVVAISSLLIAGVSALVWVHHMYASGTANWMRVVFMISTMCVSVPTGIKVFAWVATIWGGKLRFNTPMLFATGGLVMFVFAGITGIMLSSVPIDIHVNNTYFVVGHFHYVLYGTVTMGMFAAMYHWFPKMTGKMYYEGLGKLHFWLAFIGTNINFLPMHPLGLHGMLRRAASYDPDFTFWNVVASLGGFLLGMSTLPFILNIISSWANGEKAPDNPWRAIGLEWIVSSPPPVENFEEIPIVISAPYGYGTNEPLVASGLHCELNNEH is encoded by the coding sequence ATGGAAAACACAGAAACCATTAATTCCAGCGTCGTGATTGATACACATCACCAGATGCCACCCACAACCTGGAAAACCTACTTTACCTTCAGCACCGACCACAAAGTCATCGGTATCCAGTACCTCGTCACCTCATTCATATTCCTCCTCGTCGGTGGTATCTTCGCCATGATTATGCGCGGAGAACTGATCACCCCCGAAGCCGATTTAGTAGACCGTACCGTGTATAACGTCATGTTCACCATGCACGGAACAGTCATGCTATTTGGTTGGACATTCCCCTCACTCGTAGGATTAGCGAACTATCTAGTTCCCCTCATGATTGGCGCACGAGATATGGCATTCCCCCGCCTGAATGCCGTTGCCTTCTGGATGGTACCCGTAGCTGGGGCGCTACTCATGGGCAGCTTCCTACTACCTAGTGGTCCGGCTCAAACAGGCTGGTGGTCATATCCTCCCGCTAGTTTACAAAACCCTTCCGGATTACTCCTCAATGGTGAATTTGTTTGGTTGCTAGCAGTGGCAGTTTCCGGTGTCTCCTCTATTATGGGTGCCGTGAACTTTGTCACCACCATCGTCAAGATGCGCGCACCAGGAATGACTTTTTTCCGGATGCCCCTATTTGTTTGGGCTGTATTCAGCGCCCAAATTATTCAGCTATTTGGATTACCCGCATTAACAGCAGGTGCTGTGATGCTGCTGTTTGATCTTTCGGTGGGGACAGCATTCTTCAACCCTGAAAATGGTGGAAATCCAGTTTTGTTCCAGCATTTATTCTGGTTCTACTCCCACCCCGCAGTTTATGTAATTATTCTGCCAATTTTCGGGATTTTCTCAGAAATATTCCCAGTTTACTCCCGCAAACCATTATTTGGTTACAAAGTCGTCGCCATCTCTTCCCTCTTAATTGCCGGGGTTAGCGCCCTAGTTTGGGTTCATCACATGTACGCCAGTGGAACAGCTAATTGGATGCGGGTTGTGTTTATGATTTCCACCATGTGTGTGTCTGTCCCCACAGGAATCAAAGTATTTGCCTGGGTAGCCACAATTTGGGGTGGTAAACTCCGCTTCAACACGCCAATGCTATTTGCAACAGGCGGTTTGGTGATGTTTGTGTTTGCTGGTATCACGGGTATCATGCTTTCTTCAGTACCCATTGATATCCATGTAAATAATACTTATTTTGTAGTTGGTCACTTCCATTATGTACTCTATGGAACCGTGACAATGGGCATGTTTGCCGCTATGTACCACTGGTTCCCGAAAATGACCGGGAAAATGTACTATGAAGGTTTAGGTAAATTACACTTCTGGTTGGCATTCATTGGTACTAATATCAACTTTTTACCGATGCACCCATTAGGATTACATGGGATGTTGCGTCGTGCTGCTTCCTACGACCCAGATTTTACCTTTTGGAATGTGGTTGCTAGCTTAGGCGGCTTTTTGTTAGGCATGTCTACGCTACCTTTCATCTTGAATATTATCAGTTCTTGGGCAAACGGTGAAAAAGCCCCAGATAACCCTTGGAGAGCAATTGGTTTAGAGTGGATAGTTTCTTCACCACCACCAGTTGAGAACTTTGAGGAAATTCCCATTGTTATTTCAGCACCCTACGGTTACGGAACGAATGAACCTCTAGTAGCTAGTGGATTACATTGCGAATTGAATAACGAGCATTAA